A single region of the Leisingera thetidis genome encodes:
- a CDS encoding ester cyclase: MTTDIHTRNKALIAPMRDAMRDFTEKGVRAALEELIAPDAVVHMCHPFGDLTGPAELYEACYAPLLNAMPDLERRDWIVMGGRTEHGGDWIGCGGHYFGTFVKPWLDIPPTGHLTHMRYHEFYRFEEGRVVEIQTIWDIPEVMMQAKAWPMAPSLGLEFCIPGPATHDGIVPGPWDEEKSQASCSHIVDMLTHLKKHPSQGGPEVMEMPKFWHERMNWYGPAGIGTGRGIAGFRNWHQIPFLNGMPDRGQYLDEITYHFFGDGEYAAVTGWPNMIQTVTHDGWMGIAPSGQRITMRSVDFWRLENGKIRENWVTVDILDAYRQLGVDVFARLREFNKARVAGEIPFPVSEV; this comes from the coding sequence GCTGGAGGAACTGATCGCGCCGGACGCGGTGGTGCATATGTGCCACCCGTTCGGCGACCTGACCGGCCCCGCAGAACTCTATGAAGCCTGCTACGCCCCGTTGCTGAACGCCATGCCGGACCTGGAGCGCCGCGACTGGATCGTCATGGGTGGCCGTACCGAGCACGGCGGCGACTGGATCGGCTGCGGCGGCCACTACTTTGGCACTTTCGTGAAGCCCTGGCTCGACATTCCGCCAACCGGCCATCTGACCCACATGCGCTACCACGAGTTCTACCGCTTTGAGGAAGGCCGCGTGGTGGAAATCCAGACCATTTGGGACATCCCCGAGGTGATGATGCAGGCAAAGGCCTGGCCGATGGCGCCGTCGCTGGGCCTTGAATTCTGCATCCCTGGCCCGGCAACGCATGACGGCATCGTCCCCGGCCCCTGGGACGAGGAGAAGTCGCAGGCCTCCTGCAGCCACATCGTCGACATGCTGACCCACTTGAAGAAGCACCCGAGCCAGGGCGGCCCGGAAGTGATGGAGATGCCGAAATTCTGGCATGAGCGGATGAACTGGTACGGCCCTGCCGGCATCGGCACCGGCCGCGGCATCGCAGGCTTCCGCAACTGGCACCAGATCCCGTTCCTGAACGGCATGCCCGACCGCGGCCAGTATCTGGACGAGATCACCTATCACTTCTTCGGCGACGGTGAATACGCCGCGGTGACTGGCTGGCCGAACATGATCCAGACCGTCACCCACGACGGCTGGATGGGCATCGCCCCCTCGGGCCAGCGCATCACCATGCGAAGCGTCGATTTCTGGAGGCTGGAGAACGGCAAGATCCGGGAAAACTGGGTCACGGTGGACATTCTGGACGCCTACCGGCAGTTGGGCGTAGATGTCTTTGCCCGCCTGCGCGAGTTCAACAAGGCCCGCGTGGCTGGCGAAATCCCCTTCCCTGTCAGCGAGGTTTGA
- a CDS encoding SDR family NAD(P)-dependent oxidoreductase produces the protein MPTFPSTPSFSLEGKRALVAGASSGIGTACAVALAERGAEVTLAARRTDALQDIAAEMTARGWKARVLKLDVADVAATAEAVAANGPFDILVNSAGLARHGKATDTSTEDFDAVMQVNVRGAYFLTQAVAKGLLAAGRPGSLINISSQMGHVGGRERAVYCASKFAVEGFTKAMALEFGPDKIRVNTICPTFILTDLTRPTFDDPEKRAWVLDKIKLGRPGEIEDIMGAAVYLASDASALVTGTAMMVDGGWTAD, from the coding sequence ATGCCCACCTTCCCCAGCACCCCCAGTTTCAGCCTAGAGGGCAAGCGCGCCCTGGTTGCCGGCGCGTCTTCCGGCATCGGCACGGCCTGTGCCGTGGCCCTGGCAGAACGGGGTGCTGAGGTCACTCTTGCAGCGCGCCGCACTGACGCGCTGCAGGACATCGCAGCGGAAATGACCGCCCGCGGCTGGAAAGCCAGGGTGCTGAAACTGGATGTCGCCGATGTTGCGGCAACGGCGGAGGCGGTGGCCGCAAACGGCCCCTTCGACATCCTGGTCAACTCGGCAGGCCTTGCCCGCCACGGCAAGGCCACCGACACCTCGACAGAGGATTTCGACGCGGTAATGCAAGTCAACGTCCGCGGCGCCTACTTTCTGACCCAAGCGGTAGCCAAGGGATTGCTGGCAGCCGGCCGCCCCGGCTCTCTCATCAACATCTCCAGCCAGATGGGCCACGTCGGCGGCCGCGAGCGCGCAGTCTACTGTGCCTCCAAATTCGCGGTCGAAGGCTTCACCAAGGCGATGGCGCTGGAGTTCGGCCCGGACAAGATCCGCGTCAACACGATCTGTCCGACTTTTATCCTCACCGATCTGACCCGGCCGACCTTTGACGACCCGGAAAAACGGGCCTGGGTACTGGATAAAATCAAGCTCGGCCGCCCGGGAGAGATCGAAGACATCATGGGGGCCGCTGTCTACCTGGCCTCAGACGCGTCTGCCCTGGTGACCGGAACCGCGATGATGGTTGATGGAGGTTGGACGGCAGACTGA
- a CDS encoding LacI family DNA-binding transcriptional regulator encodes MGASKVTSMDVARLAGVSQSAVSRVFTPGASASKKTIEKVRKAAEELGYRPNVLARAMVSGKSGIIGLVVAYLNNQYYPEALEKLTNALQDRGYHVLVFLASHAAGNIDRVVEEILDFQVDGIIAASVALSSDLSARCQTAGVPMVLFNRAQDDQSMSAVTSDNIAGGRKAAEFLLAGGHEKIGYIAGWEGASTQRDREAGFTAELAAAGKTLHAREVGNFVTEEAQAATRRMFANDPPDAVFVANDHMAIAVMDTLRFELGLSVPDDVSVIGYDDVTVASWPTYNLTTVRQPANRMVAETVDILLAKIEGPDAGPRRVEIDGPLIVRGSARIPEGWKT; translated from the coding sequence ATGGGAGCAAGCAAGGTCACCTCAATGGACGTCGCCCGCCTGGCGGGTGTCAGCCAATCTGCGGTCAGCCGGGTGTTCACCCCTGGCGCGTCCGCCTCTAAGAAAACGATCGAGAAAGTCCGCAAAGCGGCCGAGGAGCTCGGCTACCGGCCGAACGTGCTCGCCCGCGCAATGGTGTCCGGAAAAAGCGGCATCATCGGGCTGGTCGTTGCCTATCTGAACAACCAGTATTACCCCGAAGCACTCGAAAAACTGACCAATGCCCTGCAGGACCGGGGCTACCACGTGCTGGTCTTCCTTGCGTCGCACGCTGCGGGCAACATCGACCGCGTGGTCGAGGAGATCCTGGATTTCCAGGTCGACGGCATCATCGCGGCCTCGGTTGCGCTCTCCTCCGACCTCTCCGCCCGCTGCCAGACAGCCGGCGTGCCGATGGTGCTGTTCAACCGCGCGCAGGACGACCAGTCGATGTCGGCCGTGACCTCCGACAATATCGCCGGCGGGCGCAAGGCCGCGGAATTTCTGCTGGCAGGCGGCCACGAGAAAATCGGCTATATCGCCGGTTGGGAGGGCGCCTCGACCCAGCGCGACCGGGAGGCCGGCTTTACCGCCGAACTGGCCGCCGCCGGCAAGACGCTGCATGCCCGCGAGGTCGGCAATTTCGTAACCGAAGAAGCCCAGGCCGCCACCCGCCGCATGTTTGCAAACGACCCGCCGGATGCTGTCTTTGTGGCCAATGACCACATGGCCATCGCCGTGATGGACACCCTGCGCTTCGAGCTCGGCCTCAGTGTGCCGGACGACGTTTCCGTCATTGGCTACGACGATGTCACCGTTGCATCCTGGCCCACTTACAACCTCACAACCGTGCGGCAGCCTGCCAACCGTATGGTGGCGGAAACCGTCGATATTCTCCTCGCCAAGATCGAAGGCCCCGACGCCGGGCCGCGCCGGGTTGAGATCGACGGCCCTCTTATCGTTCGCGGCTCGGCCCGCATACCTGAAGGATGGAAGACATGA
- a CDS encoding nuclear transport factor 2 family protein, translating into MKGFDPKFKDLPDYIIGITKEIWEDRGIATLHDYYAPDIVVRSPASVVVGNQGVIAATMATLAEFPDRTLLGEDVIWSGTPEEGMLSSHRLLSTATHLGDGVYGKATGKKLTYRILADCHAINNQINDEWLIRDQGAIVRQMGWDPKEYARDLIAREGGPEACVQPYTPANEQPGPYKGNGNDNEWGQKYADILTRIMNADMRAIESEYDRAVQSEYPGGITGHSWGPVDRFWMGLRASFPNVEFKIHHQIGRDDPMMPPRAALRWTLHGKHDGWGVFGKPTGAEVFVLGASHAEFGPWGLRREYALFDETSVWKQILLQTGDL; encoded by the coding sequence ATGAAGGGATTTGACCCCAAATTCAAGGATTTACCCGACTACATCATTGGCATTACCAAGGAAATCTGGGAAGATCGCGGCATCGCCACGCTGCATGATTACTACGCGCCCGATATCGTCGTGCGTTCGCCGGCTTCGGTTGTTGTCGGCAACCAGGGCGTGATCGCCGCCACCATGGCAACCCTGGCCGAATTCCCCGACCGCACCCTTCTGGGCGAGGACGTGATCTGGTCAGGTACGCCCGAGGAGGGCATGCTGTCCTCGCACCGGCTGCTCTCAACCGCGACGCACCTGGGCGACGGGGTCTACGGCAAGGCAACCGGCAAGAAGCTCACCTACCGCATCCTGGCCGACTGTCACGCGATCAACAACCAGATCAACGATGAATGGCTGATCCGCGACCAGGGCGCCATCGTGCGCCAGATGGGCTGGGACCCCAAGGAATACGCCCGCGATCTGATCGCGCGCGAGGGCGGCCCCGAGGCTTGCGTGCAGCCCTATACCCCCGCCAACGAGCAACCCGGCCCTTACAAAGGCAACGGCAACGACAATGAATGGGGCCAGAAATACGCCGATATCCTGACGCGGATCATGAATGCCGACATGCGCGCGATTGAATCCGAATACGACCGCGCAGTGCAGTCGGAATATCCCGGCGGCATCACCGGCCACAGCTGGGGTCCGGTGGACCGCTTCTGGATGGGGCTGCGCGCCTCCTTCCCGAACGTCGAGTTCAAGATCCACCACCAGATCGGCCGCGACGATCCAATGATGCCGCCCCGCGCTGCGTTGCGCTGGACGCTGCATGGCAAGCACGACGGCTGGGGCGTCTTCGGCAAACCGACCGGCGCCGAGGTCTTCGTGCTGGGCGCCAGCCACGCCGAATTCGGCCCCTGGGGACTGCGCCGCGAATACGCGCTGTTTGACGAAACCTCGGTCTGGAAACAGATCCTGCTGCAGACCGGCGATCTCTGA